In Rhizobium sp. WSM4643, the following are encoded in one genomic region:
- the tilS gene encoding tRNA lysidine(34) synthetase TilS, with product MSPETASPQRAILQFLSSLQSPARILVAISGGSDSTGLLLLLDEALKAAPHLKISLCAATVDHALRAGSADEAREVADLCASLGIPHTTMIWEGDKPKTGIMAAAREARYGLLATAAESFEADLIVTGHTLDDQRETLQMRGMRTEQISTGIADAVLFNRRFWIWRPLLFSSRADIRAFLRERGVPWIDDPSNEDVTYERVRTRRKLSADAGAERNVRAAWEARLALSARGAEWLDRHFTLHGGLLGQVTPDGLRQDRAVLDYALGRLAAVFGGQPFAPGRAQMERLLAFATGSKPARVTAGRVVFDLRRDGLYLARESRGILPLVLQPGAAGVWDGRFGAVNRSGTTIEVEAQAGHSLIPALGSNPRDVTGIQPPRVGAVNDSTMREESPAPKDLGALDSRDEHRNEGGLGRDLPKGAWKRAVAAAPVLSAEGPPLSEESVRKVELTPYFAPFDRFLTRFDFIFANRLSAVFATAPYARLPLRSIDGKTI from the coding sequence ATGTCTCCGGAAACCGCATCGCCTCAACGGGCGATCCTCCAGTTTCTTTCGTCGCTTCAAAGCCCCGCACGCATTCTCGTCGCAATATCGGGCGGCAGCGATTCCACCGGCCTGCTTCTTCTCCTTGATGAAGCCCTGAAGGCCGCACCCCATCTCAAGATTTCCCTTTGCGCTGCAACCGTCGACCATGCGTTGCGCGCCGGCTCGGCAGACGAGGCGCGTGAAGTCGCAGACCTCTGCGCATCGCTTGGCATTCCCCACACCACCATGATCTGGGAGGGCGACAAGCCGAAAACCGGCATCATGGCGGCGGCTCGCGAGGCGCGCTATGGCCTGCTGGCAACCGCCGCCGAAAGTTTCGAAGCCGATCTCATCGTCACTGGCCATACGTTGGACGACCAGCGTGAAACACTGCAGATGCGTGGGATGCGAACGGAGCAGATTTCGACCGGCATTGCGGATGCGGTGCTTTTCAACCGGCGCTTCTGGATTTGGCGGCCGCTTCTCTTTTCCAGCCGGGCAGATATCCGCGCTTTCCTCAGGGAGCGGGGCGTGCCGTGGATCGATGATCCGAGCAACGAAGATGTGACCTATGAGCGCGTGCGGACACGCCGGAAGCTCTCGGCCGATGCAGGTGCCGAGAGGAATGTCCGCGCGGCTTGGGAAGCGCGGCTGGCTCTTTCGGCTAGGGGAGCAGAATGGCTGGATCGTCATTTCACGCTTCACGGCGGTCTACTCGGGCAGGTGACGCCCGACGGGCTGCGGCAGGATCGGGCGGTCCTCGATTATGCACTCGGCCGTCTGGCAGCCGTTTTCGGTGGACAACCGTTTGCGCCGGGCAGGGCGCAGATGGAGCGTCTCCTTGCATTTGCCACCGGCAGCAAGCCGGCACGGGTGACCGCCGGCAGGGTGGTGTTCGATCTCAGGCGTGACGGGCTTTATCTGGCGCGCGAGAGCCGGGGGATATTGCCCCTAGTTCTGCAGCCGGGAGCGGCTGGGGTTTGGGATGGAAGGTTCGGGGCCGTAAATAGGTCTGGAACGACTATAGAGGTGGAAGCCCAGGCCGGACACTCCCTCATTCCCGCCCTCGGGTCCAACCCGAGGGATGTCACAGGAATCCAGCCACCGCGCGTCGGCGCGGTGAATGACTCAACAATGCGCGAAGAGTCTCCCGCGCCCAAGGACTTGGGCGCGCTCGATTCCCGTGACGAGCACAGGAATGAGGGAGGCTTGGGCAGGGACCTTCCCAAGGGTGCATGGAAGCGCGCCGTCGCCGCAGCGCCGGTTTTGTCTGCCGAGGGACCCCCTTTATCTGAGGAATCCGTCCGTAAGGTCGAACTGACGCCCTATTTCGCACCCTTCGACCGCTTTTTGACACGATTTGACTTCATCTTTGCCAATAGGCTTTCGGCGGTTTTCGCGACGGCGCCCTATGCGAGGCTGCCTTTAAGAAGTATTGACGGAAAAACCATCTGA
- the ybgF gene encoding tol-pal system protein YbgF, with the protein MKKLVVAGMLCLAAVTGSERAAHSASFFGLHLGDRSAENQAAPPVVKVQSGDAEIRVQQLEEQLRQLNGRIEEMSFQLLQMQETIRKQQEDNEFRFQQLEKTGGGGAAKAPVKKSETDGAPAASGGDDIARVIQAPQGAETAPSTSVPENSGLGQPPKELGSIDFDQNGNPIGGSVDENAKIGSGPIPDANSKTPQQTASLGSEADQYKAAYGHVLSGDYSTAEQEFTQYITHYPSSARAADANFWLGEALYSQGKYNEAAKTFLNAHQKYGTSEKAPEMLLKLGMSLAALDNTETACATLREVSKRYPKASRAVISKVASEQKRLAC; encoded by the coding sequence ATGAAGAAACTTGTCGTGGCAGGCATGCTGTGCCTCGCGGCTGTGACCGGAAGCGAACGGGCGGCCCATTCCGCCTCGTTTTTCGGGCTACATCTCGGCGACCGATCCGCGGAAAACCAGGCGGCGCCGCCTGTTGTCAAGGTGCAGAGCGGCGACGCGGAGATCCGCGTGCAGCAGCTCGAAGAGCAGCTGCGGCAGCTGAACGGCCGGATCGAAGAGATGAGCTTTCAGCTTCTGCAGATGCAGGAGACGATCCGCAAGCAGCAGGAAGACAATGAATTCCGCTTCCAGCAGCTCGAAAAGACCGGTGGCGGCGGTGCCGCCAAGGCACCTGTCAAGAAGAGCGAGACCGATGGCGCTCCAGCAGCCTCCGGCGGCGACGATATTGCCAGGGTGATCCAAGCACCGCAGGGAGCCGAAACGGCTCCCTCCACCAGCGTGCCGGAGAATAGCGGTCTCGGCCAACCACCGAAGGAGCTCGGCTCGATCGATTTCGATCAGAACGGCAATCCGATCGGCGGAAGCGTCGACGAAAATGCCAAGATCGGTTCCGGTCCGATTCCCGATGCCAATAGCAAAACGCCGCAGCAGACCGCTTCGCTCGGCAGCGAGGCCGACCAGTATAAGGCCGCCTACGGGCACGTGCTATCCGGTGATTACAGCACAGCCGAACAGGAATTCACGCAGTATATCACCCACTACCCGAGCAGCGCGCGGGCGGCGGATGCCAATTTCTGGCTCGGCGAAGCACTCTATTCGCAGGGCAAGTACAATGAGGCCGCCAAGACCTTTCTCAATGCACATCAGAAATACGGCACATCGGAAAAGGCGCCGGAAATGCTGCTGAAGCTCGGCATGTCGCTTGCCGCCCTCGACAATACCGAGACGGCGTGCGCGACGCTGCGCGAAGTGTCGAAGCGTTATCCGAAGGCCTCGCGCGCCGTCATAAGCAAGGTTGCGAGCGAACAGAAGCGCCTCGCCTGCTAA
- the pal gene encoding peptidoglycan-associated lipoprotein Pal translates to MSRIHTPAMSRMQNFARNPVMIALIAGLALASCAKKPPNSAGDLGLGTGAGAATPGSAQDFTVNVGDRIFFDTDSSSIRADASQTLDRQAQWLARYPNYQITVEGHADERGTREYNLALGARRAAAAKDYLASRGVPAQRLKTISYGKERPVAVCDDISCWSQNRRAVTVLGGAGM, encoded by the coding sequence ATGAGCCGAATTCATACCCCGGCAATGAGCCGCATGCAGAATTTCGCCCGCAACCCCGTCATGATCGCGCTTATCGCCGGCCTAGCGCTCGCAAGCTGCGCCAAGAAGCCGCCGAACAGCGCCGGCGACCTCGGGCTCGGCACTGGTGCTGGCGCCGCGACGCCGGGCTCTGCCCAGGACTTCACGGTCAATGTCGGCGACCGCATCTTCTTCGATACCGACTCCTCGTCGATCCGCGCCGACGCCTCGCAGACGCTCGACCGTCAGGCCCAGTGGCTCGCCCGCTACCCGAACTACCAGATCACCGTCGAAGGCCATGCCGACGAACGCGGCACGCGCGAATACAACCTCGCGCTCGGCGCCCGCCGTGCGGCTGCCGCCAAGGACTATCTCGCTTCGCGCGGCGTCCCGGCGCAGCGCCTGAAGACGATCTCCTACGGCAAGGAACGTCCGGTCGCCGTTTGCGACGATATTTCCTGCTGGTCGCAGAACCGCCGCGCGGTTACCGTGCTTGGCGGCGCGGGCATGTAA
- the tolB gene encoding Tol-Pal system beta propeller repeat protein TolB has protein sequence MKKCSFFRAIMVAAGLMTVAAFATPANALVEININKGNVQPLPIAVTDFLQGDMGAQVSQVIAADLQRSGLFAPINKSAFIEKISNPDASPRFEDWKVINAQAVVTGRVTQEADGRLRAEFRLWDTFAGQQMTGQQFYTQPENWRRVAHIIADAIYKQITGEEGYFDTRVVFVSESGTKQQRKRQLAIMDQDGFNVRMLTDGSDLVLTPRFSPSRQEVTYMSFANQQPRVYLLQLETGQREVVGNFPGMTFSPRFSPDGQKVIMSLQQDANSNIYTMDLRSRTTTRLTSTAAIDTSPSYSPDGARVSFESDRGGKPQIYVMNADGSGQTRISFGDGSYSTPVWSPRGDLIAFTKQAGGKFSIGVMKPDGSGERILTTGFHNEGPTWAPNGRVLMFFRQAAGAGGPQLYSIDLTGYNEQLVKTPTYGSDPAWSPLME, from the coding sequence ATGAAAAAGTGTTCCTTCTTCCGCGCCATTATGGTCGCTGCGGGTCTGATGACCGTTGCCGCGTTCGCGACGCCGGCGAACGCTCTCGTCGAGATCAATATCAACAAGGGCAACGTTCAGCCGTTGCCGATTGCAGTGACGGACTTCCTCCAGGGCGATATGGGCGCGCAGGTGTCGCAAGTGATTGCCGCCGACCTGCAGCGTTCCGGATTGTTTGCGCCCATTAACAAGTCCGCTTTCATCGAGAAAATTTCCAACCCGGACGCTTCGCCGCGATTCGAGGACTGGAAGGTTATTAACGCGCAGGCGGTGGTCACCGGCCGAGTTACGCAGGAAGCGGATGGTCGTCTTCGTGCCGAGTTCCGTCTCTGGGATACTTTTGCCGGACAGCAGATGACCGGCCAGCAGTTCTATACGCAGCCGGAGAATTGGCGCCGTGTTGCCCACATCATCGCCGATGCGATCTACAAGCAGATTACCGGGGAAGAGGGCTATTTCGACACGCGCGTCGTCTTCGTCTCCGAATCCGGCACCAAGCAGCAGCGCAAGCGCCAGCTCGCGATCATGGATCAGGACGGCTTCAACGTGCGGATGCTGACCGATGGCAGCGATCTCGTGCTGACGCCGCGCTTCTCGCCGAGCCGGCAGGAAGTCACCTACATGTCCTTTGCCAACCAGCAGCCGCGCGTCTATCTGCTGCAGCTCGAAACCGGGCAGCGCGAAGTCGTCGGCAATTTCCCCGGCATGACCTTCTCGCCGCGCTTTTCGCCGGATGGTCAGAAGGTGATCATGAGCCTGCAGCAGGATGCCAATTCCAACATCTATACGATGGACTTGCGCTCGCGCACGACGACCCGGTTGACCTCGACGGCGGCGATCGACACCTCGCCCTCCTATTCGCCTGATGGTGCGCGTGTCAGCTTCGAGAGCGACCGCGGCGGAAAACCGCAGATCTACGTGATGAACGCCGATGGCTCGGGCCAGACCCGTATCTCCTTCGGCGACGGCTCCTATTCGACGCCGGTCTGGTCGCCGCGCGGCGATCTCATCGCCTTCACCAAACAGGCCGGCGGCAAGTTCTCAATCGGCGTGATGAAGCCGGATGGTTCCGGCGAGCGCATCCTGACGACCGGCTTTCACAATGAGGGCCCGACCTGGGCGCCGAACGGCCGCGTGCTGATGTTCTTCCGCCAGGCGGCAGGCGCAGGTGGCCCGCAGCTCTATTCGATCGATCTGACCGGTTACAACGAGCAACTCGTGAAGACGCCGACCTACGGTTCCGACCCGGCCTGGTCGCCGCTTATGGAGTAG
- the tolR gene encoding protein TolR, producing MGMAVGGNGGGGGRRRRGGRNRAVISEINVTPLVDVMLVLLIIFMVAAPMMTVGVPIDLPETQAKALNSETQPITISVKNDGQVFLQETSIPAVEIAAKLEAIATTGYNERIFVRGDATAPYGVIADVMARIQGAGFKNIGLVTQQKKDQ from the coding sequence ATGGGTATGGCTGTTGGAGGCAATGGCGGAGGCGGCGGACGCCGCCGTCGCGGCGGTCGGAACAGGGCCGTGATTTCCGAAATCAACGTGACGCCGCTCGTTGACGTCATGCTGGTGCTTTTGATCATCTTCATGGTCGCGGCACCGATGATGACCGTCGGCGTGCCGATCGACCTGCCGGAAACGCAGGCCAAGGCGCTGAATTCCGAGACGCAGCCGATCACCATTTCCGTCAAGAATGATGGCCAGGTGTTCCTGCAGGAAACGTCGATCCCGGCCGTGGAGATCGCCGCCAAGCTCGAGGCGATCGCCACCACCGGTTATAACGAACGGATCTTTGTGCGCGGCGACGCGACCGCGCCTTATGGCGTCATCGCCGACGTCATGGCCCGTATCCAGGGTGCAGGCTTCAAGAATATCGGCCTCGTGACGCAGCAGAAGAAGGACCAATAG
- the tolQ gene encoding protein TolQ, translating into MEQIGLAAAATDVSLWSLFMQAGIVVKLVMLGLIAASVWTWAIVIDKYLAYGRARRQFDKFEQVFWSGQSLEELYRSLSERNNTGLAAIFVAAMREWKKSFERGARSPIGLQMRIDRAMDVTLARESEFLGARLGSLATIGSAGPFIGLFGTVVGIMTSFQAIAGSKSTNLAVVAPGIAEALLATAIGLVAAIPAVIAYNKFSADVGKLSGRMEGFADEFSAILSRQIDEKLQPRAAAQ; encoded by the coding sequence ATGGAACAAATAGGATTGGCAGCAGCAGCGACGGACGTCAGCCTCTGGTCGCTTTTCATGCAGGCCGGCATCGTCGTCAAGCTCGTCATGCTCGGGCTTATCGCAGCCTCGGTGTGGACTTGGGCGATCGTCATCGACAAATACCTGGCCTATGGCCGCGCGCGGCGCCAGTTCGACAAGTTCGAACAGGTGTTCTGGTCGGGCCAGTCGCTCGAAGAACTCTACCGCTCGCTGTCGGAACGCAACAATACGGGGCTCGCGGCAATCTTCGTGGCTGCCATGCGCGAATGGAAGAAATCCTTCGAACGCGGCGCCCGCTCGCCGATCGGCCTGCAGATGCGTATCGATCGTGCGATGGACGTGACGCTCGCCCGTGAATCCGAATTTCTCGGCGCCCGTCTCGGGTCGCTCGCGACCATCGGCTCAGCCGGTCCGTTCATCGGTCTCTTCGGCACGGTCGTCGGTATCATGACCTCGTTCCAGGCGATTGCCGGTTCGAAGTCGACCAACCTTGCGGTCGTCGCGCCCGGTATCGCCGAAGCGCTGCTTGCCACCGCGATCGGCCTCGTCGCCGCTATCCCGGCAGTTATCGCCTACAACAAGTTCTCTGCCGATGTCGGCAAGCTCTCGGGTCGAATGGAAGGTTTCGCGGATGAATTCTCCGCCATACTTTCGCGCCAGATCGACGAGAAACTGCAGCCGCGCGCTGCCGCTCAGTAA
- the ybgC gene encoding tol-pal system-associated acyl-CoA thioesterase, with product MTERPFSISGELTEAGHRLVQRVYYEDTDFSGLVYHARYLHFLERGRTDYLRCLGVEQRELVTADEEGLVFVVHRMEIDFKSPARMDDVLTILTHTEKAGGAKMVLNQQIRSGETLLIAARVIIAVINARGRPRRLPETLAAKFLEGSTPL from the coding sequence ATGACGGAACGCCCTTTTTCCATTTCGGGAGAGCTGACGGAGGCCGGACACCGCCTCGTCCAGCGGGTCTATTATGAAGATACGGACTTCTCAGGCCTGGTCTATCACGCCCGCTACCTGCATTTCCTGGAGCGCGGCCGCACCGATTATCTGCGCTGCCTCGGCGTCGAGCAGCGCGAGCTCGTCACCGCCGACGAGGAGGGCCTCGTCTTCGTCGTCCACCGCATGGAGATCGACTTCAAGAGCCCGGCGCGCATGGACGATGTCCTGACGATCCTGACGCATACGGAAAAAGCCGGCGGCGCCAAAATGGTGCTCAATCAGCAGATCCGCTCGGGCGAGACGCTGCTGATCGCCGCCAGGGTGATCATCGCCGTCATCAACGCTCGAGGGCGGCCGAGGCGGTTGCCGGAAACACTGGCAGCGAAATTCCTGGAAGGCAGCACGCCGCTATAG
- a CDS encoding NAD-dependent epimerase/dehydratase family protein — protein sequence MKIAVMGGDGFIGWPTSLHLSDAGHDVHILDNLSRRWIDTELGVQSLTPMDSIQERTRIWHAETGRRIHFNLIDLAKDYELLKNWLSEHRPDAVIHFAEQRAAPYSMKSDRHKNYTVNNNVSATHNLLNALTELNLDTHLIHLGTMGVYGYSTVGAAIPEGYLPVGIETAAGDMVNQEILYPSNPGSIYHMTKCLDQLLFQFYARNDGLRITDLHQGIVWGTHTEQTRRHTQLINRFDYDGDYGTVLNRFLIQAAIGYPLTVHGTGGQTRAFIHIQDSVRCIELALKNPPARGARVEIFNQMTETHRVRDLAEMIARMSGAKIAWLPNPRKEAAENELIVRSEKFRDLGLDPITLEAGLLGEIVDVAKKFAYRVDRARVPAVSAWTKDIAATINHDPEGKRLKSVS from the coding sequence ATGAAGATTGCGGTTATGGGCGGAGACGGTTTCATTGGTTGGCCAACATCGCTGCATCTCTCCGATGCCGGTCACGACGTCCATATCCTCGACAATCTTTCGCGCCGCTGGATCGACACCGAACTCGGCGTGCAGTCGCTGACGCCGATGGATTCGATCCAGGAGCGAACCCGCATCTGGCATGCTGAAACTGGGCGCCGCATCCACTTCAATCTGATCGATCTCGCCAAGGATTACGAACTCCTGAAGAACTGGCTTTCCGAACATCGCCCGGATGCCGTCATCCATTTCGCCGAGCAGCGGGCCGCGCCCTATTCGATGAAGAGCGACCGCCACAAGAACTACACGGTGAACAACAATGTCAGCGCCACGCACAACCTGCTGAACGCGCTGACGGAGCTCAATCTCGATACCCATCTCATCCATCTCGGCACCATGGGCGTCTACGGCTATTCAACGGTCGGCGCGGCGATCCCCGAGGGTTACCTGCCGGTCGGCATCGAAACCGCAGCCGGCGATATGGTCAACCAGGAGATCCTCTACCCGTCCAATCCCGGCTCGATCTATCACATGACCAAGTGCCTGGATCAGCTTCTCTTCCAGTTCTACGCGAGGAATGATGGTCTCAGGATCACCGATCTGCACCAGGGCATCGTCTGGGGCACGCATACCGAGCAGACACGCCGCCACACGCAGCTGATCAACCGTTTCGACTACGACGGCGATTATGGCACGGTGCTGAACCGCTTCCTCATCCAGGCGGCGATCGGCTATCCGCTGACGGTGCACGGCACCGGCGGCCAGACGCGCGCCTTCATCCATATCCAGGATTCGGTGCGCTGCATCGAGCTGGCGCTGAAAAACCCGCCGGCGCGCGGCGCCCGCGTCGAGATCTTCAACCAGATGACGGAAACCCACCGGGTGCGCGACCTCGCCGAGATGATCGCCAGGATGAGCGGCGCCAAGATTGCCTGGCTGCCCAACCCGCGCAAGGAAGCCGCCGAGAACGAGCTGATCGTCCGGTCCGAAAAATTCCGCGATCTCGGCCTCGACCCGATCACGCTGGAAGCAGGCCTGCTCGGCGAAATCGTCGACGTGGCGAAGAAATTCGCCTATCGCGTCGACCGCGCACGCGTGCCGGCCGTCTCCGCCTGGACCAAGGATATCGCCGCGACGATCAATCACGATCCGGAAGGCAAGCGGTTGAAGTCGGTGTCGTGA
- a CDS encoding glycosyltransferase — protein MGATALARSLRRTSTSADIVVLHTGGVDAAALAPLKALDCRLIEVEHLPLSEAFNERHARGQLHSTAPFTKGRKPDFHSPLDNFCKLRLWQLVEYQRCVFIDADALVLKNVDRLFLYPEFSAAPNVYESLADFRRMNSGVFVATPSHDTFRHMLERLDRLDAFWRRTDQTFLETFFPHWHGLPVYFNMLQYVWFTMPELWDWKSISILHYQYEKPWEKDHPKAAQLQPLIDLWHSFHDGGDVPEVTALDNPEGAA, from the coding sequence ATGGGCGCGACCGCGCTTGCCCGCTCCCTGCGCCGAACCAGCACCAGCGCCGACATCGTCGTCCTCCACACCGGCGGCGTCGATGCAGCCGCCCTCGCGCCCCTGAAAGCGCTCGACTGCCGCCTGATCGAAGTCGAGCATTTGCCGCTCTCCGAGGCCTTCAACGAGCGCCACGCCCGCGGTCAGCTCCATTCGACAGCCCCTTTCACCAAGGGCCGCAAGCCGGATTTTCATTCGCCGCTCGACAATTTCTGCAAGCTCAGGCTCTGGCAACTCGTCGAATATCAGCGCTGCGTCTTCATCGACGCCGACGCCCTCGTACTGAAAAACGTCGACAGGCTCTTCCTCTATCCGGAGTTTTCCGCCGCCCCCAATGTCTACGAAAGCCTCGCCGACTTCCGCCGCATGAATTCCGGCGTCTTCGTCGCCACGCCCTCGCATGACACATTCCGGCACATGCTCGAAAGGCTTGACAGGCTGGACGCTTTCTGGCGGCGCACCGATCAGACCTTTCTCGAGACGTTCTTCCCGCATTGGCACGGCCTGCCGGTTTATTTCAACATGCTGCAATATGTATGGTTCACCATGCCGGAGCTTTGGGACTGGAAGAGCATTTCGATCCTGCACTACCAGTATGAAAAACCGTGGGAAAAGGATCATCCCAAGGCAGCGCAACTACAACCTTTGATCGATCTGTGGCACAGTTTCCACGATGGCGGGGATGTGCCTGAGGTGACGGCGCTGGACAATCCGGAAGGGGCAGCATGA
- a CDS encoding NAD-dependent epimerase/dehydratase family protein, producing MKVLVSGGTGLVGRYVVEELLAAGYQVIVGGRRAPLPRLFSRPVEFAALSLDPDKDQIDVFDDAYFFVHAAFSHVPGKYRGGEGNDPKTFHRLNLDGTVRLFEAAKRAGTRRCVFLSSRAAYGEHPPGTELTETMLAKPETLYGQVKLDAERALAHLSTPGFAGASLRPTGVYGDLSPNKWDGLIADYLAGRPVVARVGTEVHGRDLGRAVRLMLETESTRISGEVFNVSDMSVDTRDILSRIRRETGCRHALPAAADSAALNPMNTTKIRALGWAPGGVPLFEETMQRLAAALPESPRHSSTQV from the coding sequence ATGAAGGTACTGGTGTCGGGTGGAACGGGTCTTGTCGGCCGGTATGTGGTCGAGGAACTGCTGGCCGCCGGATATCAGGTGATCGTCGGCGGGCGCCGCGCGCCACTGCCCCGCCTCTTCTCCCGCCCGGTCGAGTTCGCAGCGCTTTCGCTCGATCCCGACAAGGATCAGATCGATGTCTTCGATGACGCCTATTTCTTCGTCCACGCCGCTTTCAGCCATGTCCCGGGCAAATATCGCGGCGGCGAGGGCAACGATCCGAAGACCTTCCACAGGTTGAACCTTGACGGCACCGTTCGGCTTTTCGAAGCCGCCAAACGCGCCGGCACGCGCCGCTGCGTCTTCCTGTCCAGCCGCGCCGCCTATGGCGAACACCCGCCAGGAACCGAACTGACGGAGACGATGCTGGCCAAGCCCGAAACACTCTACGGCCAGGTCAAACTCGATGCCGAACGGGCGCTTGCCCATCTCTCGACGCCTGGTTTTGCCGGCGCAAGCCTGAGGCCGACCGGCGTCTATGGCGATCTCTCGCCGAACAAATGGGACGGCCTCATCGCCGACTACCTCGCCGGCCGCCCGGTTGTTGCCCGCGTGGGAACCGAGGTTCACGGCCGCGATCTCGGGCGGGCGGTACGGCTGATGCTGGAGACGGAAAGCACCCGCATCTCCGGCGAGGTCTTCAACGTCTCGGACATGTCGGTCGACACGCGCGATATCCTTTCACGCATCCGCCGAGAGACGGGCTGTCGGCACGCGCTGCCGGCCGCTGCCGATAGTGCCGCGCTCAACCCCATGAACACTACGAAAATCCGCGCGCTCGGCTGGGCGCCCGGCGGAGTGCCTCTGTTCGAGGAGACGATGCAGCGGCTGGCCGCTGCGCTTCCCGAATCCCCAAGACACAGTTCCACGCAAGTCTGA
- a CDS encoding DUF1552 domain-containing protein has protein sequence MQIATTSASIILRGTSSAAAISAAGTETDQGVLKLQRATQALQQMRQTLANSGDEAKAKAQRKLEEAKQQLEMLRSSNMAPEVVARLAAELARKVGTAASEFASSVAADSAATAVPVDATTTDATAVATSGAAAALTDTSGEAAAGETGSQEPDAATNARNAYASVAEDAPKFSGISADDRETMEEFKAVVRELKQVLEKAMRELRLQDRQAGANAVPDMAGFSIAAATIPTSIIV, from the coding sequence ATGCAGATCGCAACCACGTCTGCCTCCATCATCTTGCGCGGCACGTCTTCGGCGGCAGCCATTTCAGCCGCCGGAACCGAGACCGATCAAGGCGTGCTGAAGCTGCAGCGCGCCACCCAGGCGCTGCAGCAGATGCGCCAGACCTTGGCGAACTCGGGAGACGAGGCCAAGGCGAAGGCGCAACGCAAGCTCGAAGAGGCAAAGCAGCAGTTGGAGATGCTGCGCAGCTCCAACATGGCTCCGGAGGTGGTCGCCCGGCTGGCCGCCGAACTCGCGCGCAAGGTCGGCACCGCCGCCTCCGAATTCGCATCATCAGTCGCGGCCGACAGCGCGGCAACGGCTGTTCCGGTGGATGCAACAACCACGGATGCGACAGCAGTCGCAACCAGCGGGGCCGCCGCTGCGCTGACGGATACTTCAGGAGAAGCTGCGGCCGGCGAGACCGGCTCCCAGGAACCAGACGCCGCCACCAACGCCCGCAACGCCTATGCCAGCGTCGCCGAGGATGCCCCGAAATTCTCGGGCATCTCGGCCGATGATCGCGAAACGATGGAAGAATTCAAGGCGGTGGTGCGCGAACTCAAGCAAGTGCTCGAAAAGGCGATGCGCGAGTTGCGGCTGCAAGATCGGCAGGCCGGAGCCAATGCCGTTCCTGATATGGCAGGCTTCTCCATCGCCGCGGCGACAATACCGACAAGCATCATCGTCTGA
- a CDS encoding 5-formyltetrahydrofolate cyclo-ligase, translating into MTAKELKAQLRNERLSARDAIPAEKRASKSLAMAEHAGEAVGFALGTIISGFLPIRSEADLRPLMARFAVRGARLCVPAILDRQTIVFRELAEGAPLVDTGFGTVGPGTDAAILDPEIMLVPLSAFDIRGHRIGYGAGHYDRAISRLRQKGLHPKLIGIAFDCQEVAHVPAEPHDISLDAILTESGLRFFASWIG; encoded by the coding sequence ATGACCGCGAAAGAATTGAAAGCGCAGTTGCGCAACGAGCGGCTGTCCGCCCGCGACGCTATCCCCGCCGAGAAACGCGCCTCCAAAAGCCTCGCAATGGCCGAACATGCCGGCGAGGCCGTCGGTTTTGCACTGGGTACGATCATCTCCGGCTTTCTGCCGATCCGTTCGGAGGCCGATCTCAGGCCGCTGATGGCGCGCTTTGCCGTACGCGGTGCGCGGCTCTGCGTACCGGCAATCCTCGATCGGCAGACCATTGTCTTTCGCGAGCTGGCGGAAGGTGCGCCCCTCGTCGATACCGGTTTCGGCACGGTCGGCCCCGGCACAGATGCCGCCATTCTTGATCCCGAGATCATGCTGGTGCCGCTTTCGGCCTTCGATATCAGAGGCCACCGCATCGGCTACGGCGCCGGCCACTACGACCGCGCCATCAGCCGGCTAAGGCAAAAAGGCCTGCATCCGAAGCTGATCGGCATTGCATTCGACTGCCAGGAAGTGGCACATGTGCCCGCTGAGCCGCACGACATAAGCCTGGATGCCATCCTGACAGAAAGCGGCCTTCGCTTTTTTGCCTCTTGGATTGGATAG